A segment of the Lentimicrobiaceae bacterium genome:
TATGCTTTTTGCGGGTTAGTGAGTTGAATCTGGCAAACAACCGTAATCTAAAATCTTAAATCTATCATTCTGAATCTGCAATCCAATAGCTTTTTTCTATCTTTGCCCCATGCAGGAAACCATTCTTATTCTAGATTTCGGGTCGCAGTACACCCAACTCATCGCCCGTAGGGTCAGGGAGTTAAATGTATATTGTGAAATATATCCATACAATAAAATTCCGGAAATTACACCGTGGATCAAAGGCGTTATCCTCTCCGGAAGTCCATTTTCGGTCAGAGATATGGATGCTCCATATCCTGATTTAAGCGCTATTCGCGGAAAAGTTCCCTTACTGGCCGTGTGCTACGGTGCGCAATACCTGGCTCAAACTTCAGGAGGCGAGGTTATGCCTTCAAAAATAAGGGAATATGGCAGGGCCAATCTGGGGTTTATTGATATTACTAATCAGCTGATGGCCGGAATGAGTAATGGCAGTCAGGTGTGGATGTCGCATGGCGATACCATTCTGAGTAAACCCGATAATTTTAAAATCATAGCCAGCACCGCCGATGTGGAAATTGCCGGGTTTCAGGTGGACAATGAAAAAACCTGGGGCATTCAGTTTCATCCTGAGGTTCATCACTCATCCGAAGGCGCCATTCTGCTCAGGAATTTTGTTGTCGGTATTTGTGGCTGTCAGCAGCTTTGGACTCCGGCTTCGTTCGTTGAATCAACCATTGCAGAGCTCAGGCAAAAGCTGGGCAACGATAAAGTGGTGCTTGGCCTTTCAGGAGGAGTGGATTCATCGGTGGCCGCTGTGCTGCTTCATAAAGCCATAGGCCAAAATCTTCACTGCATTTTTGTTGACAATGGGCTGTTGCGCAAGGATGAGTTTGCCAAAGTGCTCGATTCGTACAAGCATATGGGCCTCAACGTAAAAGGGGTGGATGCCGGCGATAGCTTTTTGGCCGCACTGGAAGGCTTAAGCGATCCGGAACAAAAACGTAAAGCCATTGGCAAAACTTTTATTGAGGTTTTTGACCACGAAGCTCACTTAATCAGTGATGTAAAATGGCTGGCACAGGGGACTATCTATCCTGATGTGATTGAATCAGTTTCTGTAAATGGCGGCCCGTCTGCTACTATCAAATCGCATCATAATGTGGGTGGTTTGCCCGACTATATGAAGCTAAGCATTGTTGAACCTCTCAAGAGCCTTTTTAAAGACGAAGTGCGCAGGGTGGGCAAAAGCCTTGATATTGATCCCGATATCCTCAGCAGGCATCCATTCCCGGGTCCTGGTTTGGGAATTCGTATCTTAGGCGAAATTACACGCGAAAAAATCAGGATTTTGCAGGAAGCCGATGCTATCTTTATTGATGGATTAAAGTCAACAGGCTTATATCATGATGTTTGGCAGGCTGGTGTGATGTTGCTGCCTGTAAAATCAGTTGGGGTCATGGGCGATGAGCGTACTTATGAATACGTTGTTGCCTTGCGCGCTGTTGGATCTACTGATGGAATGACTGCTGATTGGTCGCATTTGCCATATGAGTTTCTTGCCCGTGTGTCAAACGATATCATTAACAGGGTAAAAGGAGTAAACCGCGTGGTTTACGATATCAGCTCCAAACCTCCTGCAACTATCGAATGGGAATAGGCAGGTTTTGAAGTGTTTGTTCAATATAATTCCGATGACGTGAAAAGATTAACCCTACTGATTACCGGCTGTCTGCTTTTTGTTTTTTTGCTCACTGCGCAGGCTCAAAAAATTACGAAATCTGATATTATAGAGACATATAAAGGTGTGCCCTGTTATATCCATTTTGTTCGCGACGGAGAAACCCTTGCTGAAATTTCACGTGTGTATAACGTTACAGATGCTGAAATCGTTGGCCTGAACCCATATATCAAAGACGGGCTTCAACCTAATCAGGTTATCAAGATTCCGGTAAAGTCGGGAATGCCAACCCGGGATAAGGCAGAAACCAGTGCTCTGGATTCTGCTGAACCTGTTGCCCCGAAAGCTACCCACGCCGGCAACCGTTTACATACCATCGAGCCCAAAGAAACATGGTATGGGCTTTCCAGAATTTATGAAGTACCGGTGAAGGAGTTGCTGGCTGCCAATCCTGGTGTTGATACCCTTCGAATTGGTATGCAGGTTATAATTCCTGAAAAAGCTGCCTCTGCCAACGAAACAATTGCTCCGCTTGCTGATAATTCAATCACTGTAAAATCAGCAAAGGAAGGATATGCTTTGCATAAAGTACTGGCGCATGAAACCCTTTACAGTTTATCCAGAACATTCGGCATTACAGTTGAAGAGCTTCAGCGCTTAAATCCTGAACTGGCCGGCGGATTAAAAGCTGAACAATTGATTTATGTTCCGCTGCAGAAAGAACAGACGCAGGCTGTTGTGCCGATTCCTCAAAAACAACCGCAAGCTACTTATAAAGAGCATAAAGTTGAACGTAAAGAGACATTGTACAGTATTTCAAAAAAGTACGAAATAAGCATCAGCGATTTGCTTAAAGCCAATCCGGGGCTGGGTGGCAGTCTGCGAAAAGGGGATATTGTGAAGATTCCTCAGCAAAATCAAGTAGAAGAGGCGAAGCCTGAAGTGGTGCAACAAAATGAAATACCGGCTGTTGAAAGTACAAAGGTTAAACCCGCAGGTCAGCCATGCAGTCCTTCAGCCGATCAGGATAAGGAACTTCGTATTGCATTGCTTATTCCTTTCCAGCTTGAAGAAACAGATAGTATCGCTATTGTTGACCCTGTTGAACTGAAGTTGCCTTCTGCTTATGAATCGCTTGATTTTATTCAGTTTTATGAAGGAGCCATGCTGGCTGTTGATTCCCTCAAAAATGCGGGTCTGCATTGTAAATTGTATGTGTATGATGCTGATGCCGGAGAGCATGTTTCTAAAATGCGCAGAATTATTTCAAACGATGGATTGAGCACAATGGATTTGATTATTGGCCCTTTTTTCTCGAAAAGTTTTGAAATGGCTGCCGATTATGCCGCAAGCCACTCCATCCCCATTGTCAACCCGCTGTCGCAAAGAAGCGAAATCCTGAAAGACAATCCTTATGTTTTTAAAGCTCAGCCATCTTTATGGACTCAATACAATGAAACGGCAAGGTATATTGCCGATAAATATGCCGATGCCAATGTGATTATTTTGCGTCGCAATAGTGAAGAAAACAAGAGTATGGCTGCTGTATTGCACACGGCTATTGGAAAACACAGTAGTGGAGCCGTAAATCCAAAGGATTTGATTTACAGCGAATCGCATGATGCCGGCCTGATGAAAAGCATGGTTGCCGGACGTAAAAATGTAATTTTTATGCTTACTGCCGATAAGGCCTTGTTGCCTGCTTTGCTGCGAAACCTGAACGACGACAGGGAAAAGTATGATATAACTGTTTTTGGTTTGCCTGAGTGGGAAAATATGGATTTGGACGTTTCCTATATGCTGAATCTCGATACGCACTTGTTTAGTCCATGGTTTGTCGATTACACCAAACCTGATGTTTGCCGCTTTGTTGAGCGTTTCAGAGAAAACTATAAAACAGAGCCCGGCCAGACAGAATTGGCTTATTTGGGTTATGACCTCAGTTTTTTCTTTATTCGGAGCCTGATGAATTATGGAAGAGACTTTCAGGAGTGCCTCAGTCACGCTGCCCACAATGGTCTTAGCACTGGTTTCAGGTTTTGGAAAACTGAAAGTGGCGGATATGAAAATACTGCAACCTCAGTCTACAGACTCAAGGATTATAAAAGATATCTGGTCAACAGGTAGTTTCCTTCTTTTTTATTTTTGCCTTCAATGGGCATCGTCGCAGTTGTATTGGTCAGCTGCTTCACCGTTCAAGTTTCTTGAAGCGCAATATTCTTCATCTGTCAATCGGGGATGATGAAGTTCATCGGTAAGCGGTCAAATGTTTAGGCCGGCCATGTTTACTGTCTTTATACATTAGCTTTTTACCTGCCTTTTAATCGACAATTTTACCGTAAGGGTCTTAAATAATTTGGAAAGGCCAAATATAAGCACGAAGGCAAAAATGATGGTTGCCCCGGAAGGAATGTTCAGATAGTAGGAAGCCAGCAACCCGGAAACAGACCCCAGTATGCCTATGAGAATGGAAAGAAAAATGATTTTACTGAAATTGTGGGTAAATAAATTAGCTGTTGACTGAGGAATGGTAAGAAAC
Coding sequences within it:
- the guaA gene encoding glutamine-hydrolyzing GMP synthase, with the protein product MQETILILDFGSQYTQLIARRVRELNVYCEIYPYNKIPEITPWIKGVILSGSPFSVRDMDAPYPDLSAIRGKVPLLAVCYGAQYLAQTSGGEVMPSKIREYGRANLGFIDITNQLMAGMSNGSQVWMSHGDTILSKPDNFKIIASTADVEIAGFQVDNEKTWGIQFHPEVHHSSEGAILLRNFVVGICGCQQLWTPASFVESTIAELRQKLGNDKVVLGLSGGVDSSVAAVLLHKAIGQNLHCIFVDNGLLRKDEFAKVLDSYKHMGLNVKGVDAGDSFLAALEGLSDPEQKRKAIGKTFIEVFDHEAHLISDVKWLAQGTIYPDVIESVSVNGGPSATIKSHHNVGGLPDYMKLSIVEPLKSLFKDEVRRVGKSLDIDPDILSRHPFPGPGLGIRILGEITREKIRILQEADAIFIDGLKSTGLYHDVWQAGVMLLPVKSVGVMGDERTYEYVVALRAVGSTDGMTADWSHLPYEFLARVSNDIINRVKGVNRVVYDISSKPPATIEWE
- a CDS encoding LysM peptidoglycan-binding domain-containing protein, producing the protein MKRLTLLITGCLLFVFLLTAQAQKITKSDIIETYKGVPCYIHFVRDGETLAEISRVYNVTDAEIVGLNPYIKDGLQPNQVIKIPVKSGMPTRDKAETSALDSAEPVAPKATHAGNRLHTIEPKETWYGLSRIYEVPVKELLAANPGVDTLRIGMQVIIPEKAASANETIAPLADNSITVKSAKEGYALHKVLAHETLYSLSRTFGITVEELQRLNPELAGGLKAEQLIYVPLQKEQTQAVVPIPQKQPQATYKEHKVERKETLYSISKKYEISISDLLKANPGLGGSLRKGDIVKIPQQNQVEEAKPEVVQQNEIPAVESTKVKPAGQPCSPSADQDKELRIALLIPFQLEETDSIAIVDPVELKLPSAYESLDFIQFYEGAMLAVDSLKNAGLHCKLYVYDADAGEHVSKMRRIISNDGLSTMDLIIGPFFSKSFEMAADYAASHSIPIVNPLSQRSEILKDNPYVFKAQPSLWTQYNETARYIADKYADANVIILRRNSEENKSMAAVLHTAIGKHSSGAVNPKDLIYSESHDAGLMKSMVAGRKNVIFMLTADKALLPALLRNLNDDREKYDITVFGLPEWENMDLDVSYMLNLDTHLFSPWFVDYTKPDVCRFVERFRENYKTEPGQTELAYLGYDLSFFFIRSLMNYGRDFQECLSHAAHNGLSTGFRFWKTESGGYENTATSVYRLKDYKRYLVNR